Proteins encoded in a region of the Clostridium butyricum genome:
- a CDS encoding RluA family pseudouridine synthase, giving the protein MEKTLIKVDEQDEGLRIDKYLSNIFKDKSRSFIQGLIEKENVKVNSKSLKSNYKLKKADEIEIMIPEPEILSVEAENIPIDIVYEDEDVIVVNKAQGMVVHPAPGNYNGTLVNALLYHCKDLSSINGVIRPGIVHRIDKDTSGILVIAKNDDAHNKLSEQLKDHSMKREYYALIEGRLKNNDGTIDKPLGRCKKDRLKIGIIEDGKRAVTHYEVVERYNGYTLVKCVLETGRTHQIRVHMASIGFPLVGDPLYGFKRQKFKLEGQVLHARTLGFIHPRTGEYMEFTSELPQYFCDLINKLKNEM; this is encoded by the coding sequence ATGGAAAAGACATTAATTAAAGTTGATGAACAAGACGAAGGTCTTAGAATAGATAAATATTTATCAAATATATTTAAAGATAAATCACGATCTTTTATTCAAGGATTAATAGAAAAGGAAAATGTTAAAGTTAATAGCAAATCACTAAAAAGTAATTATAAATTAAAAAAGGCTGACGAAATTGAAATAATGATACCAGAACCTGAAATACTAAGTGTTGAAGCTGAAAATATACCTATTGATATTGTTTATGAGGATGAAGATGTTATAGTAGTTAATAAAGCACAAGGAATGGTTGTTCATCCTGCACCAGGAAACTATAATGGTACATTAGTAAATGCATTACTTTATCATTGTAAAGACTTGTCAAGTATAAATGGAGTGATAAGGCCAGGTATTGTACATAGAATTGATAAGGATACATCAGGAATTCTTGTTATTGCAAAAAATGATGATGCGCATAATAAATTAAGTGAACAATTAAAAGATCATTCAATGAAAAGAGAGTATTATGCTCTAATTGAAGGAAGACTAAAAAATAATGATGGAACTATTGATAAACCCTTAGGAAGATGTAAGAAAGATAGATTAAAAATAGGAATAATAGAAGATGGTAAGAGAGCTGTGACTCATTATGAAGTGGTTGAAAGATATAATGGATATACACTTGTGAAATGTGTCTTAGAAACAGGAAGAACCCATCAAATAAGAGTTCATATGGCATCTATAGGTTTTCCTCTTGTTGGAGATCCATTGTATGGATTTAAGAGACAAAAATTTAAACTTGAGGGACAGGTACTTCATGCAAGAACATTAGGATTTATACATCCTAGAACTGGTGAGTATATGGAATTTACAAGTGAACTTCCACAATACTTTTGCGATTTAATAAATAAACTGAAAAACGAAATGTAG
- the pyrR gene encoding bifunctional pyr operon transcriptional regulator/uracil phosphoribosyltransferase PyrR: protein MKLKATLLDEKAVNRTLIRISHEIIERNKGVEDIVLIGVKTRGYPLAKRIAEYIKSIEGREVPVGYVDITLYRDDLSILDETPRVKSLDLGVDVKDKKVIIVDDVLYTCRTIRAAIDAIIDVARPTVIQLAVLIDRGHKELPIRADYVGKNIPTSKNEIIAVSLNEIDGNDSVKIYDSEADE from the coding sequence ATGAAATTAAAAGCAACATTATTAGATGAAAAAGCTGTAAATAGAACTTTAATAAGAATTTCTCATGAAATAATAGAAAGAAATAAAGGCGTAGAAGATATAGTATTAATTGGAGTAAAAACAAGGGGATATCCTTTAGCAAAGAGAATTGCTGAATATATAAAGAGTATAGAAGGACGTGAAGTTCCTGTAGGTTATGTTGACATAACATTATACAGAGATGATTTATCAATCCTTGATGAAACACCTAGAGTAAAGAGTTTAGATTTAGGTGTTGATGTTAAGGATAAAAAGGTTATCATTGTTGATGATGTTTTATATACATGTAGAACCATAAGAGCAGCAATTGATGCAATTATTGATGTTGCAAGACCTACAGTGATTCAGCTTGCTGTTTTGATTGATAGAGGTCATAAAGAACTTCCAATTAGAGCTGATTACGTTGGTAAAAATATTCCTACATCTAAAAATGAAATTATAGCAGTTAGTCTAAATGAAATTGATGGGAATGATTCAGTTAAGATATATGATTCTGAAGCAGACGAATAG